The nucleotide sequence CGCTGGCCATCATCCGGGCGCTGGTGGTGGGCGTGAGCGGGCGGACGTACGCGGTGCCCCTCAACAGCGTGCTGGAGATACTCTCCGTGCAGCCCAAGGACATCCGCACCGTGGAGCGGCGCGAGGTGCTGGATCTGCGCGGCCAGACGCTGCCCTTCACCCGGCTGGCAAGGATGTTCGGCCTGCCCGAGCGCAACACCGGCCGCCACTTCGTGGTGGTGGTGGGCCTGGCCCAGGAGCGGATGGGCATCGCCGTGGACGAGCTGTTCGGCCAGCAGGACATCGTCACCAAGCCTCTGGGAGGGCGGCTCCAGTCCGTCCGGGGCATCTCCGGGGCCACGGACCTGGGAAACCGGAGAACCGTGCTCGTTCTGGATGTCGCAGAATTGCTCGAGGAAGGTATCGGTCCCGAGCGACGCTGGGCATGACGACAGGGGGGGCCGGGCTGCTATCCTGGCCAGGCCTTGTCTCGCTTCTCCGAACTGCTCGACGACTTCTTCTACCGGCCAGACGAGGACGTCGGAGGCCTGCTCGAGTTCGCTGCGGGCAGCGACGAGATGCTGCCGCCCACTCCGGAGGAGACTCCCGAGGAGTACCTGGCCTTCGTCCTGGAGGGCGAGTGGTACGCCGTCCCCATCCGCTCCGTCCGGGAGATCGGCCGGGTGCCCCCGCTGACGGAGATCCCTCGAGCGGAGTCCAACCTGCTGGGCGTGATGAACCTGCGCGGGGATGTCATCCCCGTGTATGACCTCAAGATGCGGTTGAGGTTGACCGACAAGCCCGCCCTGGTGGCGGGCCCGGATGCCCCGCCGCCGTCCCGCACGGCGCGCATCCTCGTCGCTCATACGGAGGAGGGCCCCGCCGGTGTGTGGGTGGACGCGGTGAAGGACGTGGTGCGCCTGAAGCCCTCCATGCTCGAGTCGGCCCCGCCGGGGCTCGGCGGCGAGCGCGACTGCGTGGTGGGCATCGGCCGGCGCAGCTCGCAGCTCTACATCCTCATCGATCTCCAGCAGGCCCTCGCATGAGAGAGCCCGTGTCCCTGCTCCCGCGCCGGCCCCGTCCCGAGGACTCGGCGCCTCGAGATCCCATCGTCCAGCTGTGCAGCTTCGTCGTGGGCAAGGAGGAGTACGTCGTCGACATCATGAGAGTGGAGGAGATCCTGCCGCCCCAGCGCGTCATCCCCGTGCCGCGCGCCCCCTCCTTCGTGGAGGGCATGCTGCACCTGCGCGGGGCCCTGCTGCCAGTGGTGGACCTGCGCCAGCGGCTGATGACCACGGAGGCCCCCCTGTCTCCGAAGACGCGGCTGCTGGTGTGCCTGCTGGGCCGGCGGCGGCTGGCGCTGCGCGTGGACCGGGTGACGGAGGTGATGCGGGTGCGCCGCAGCGACCTCAAGCCCGCCCCCGCGCTGCTGTCTCCGGGCCGGGCCCCCTTCGTCGTGGGCCTGTGCGGCACGCTGGAGCGCCCACGGCTGATGCTGGACATCAAGGCGCTGCTGCGAGCCGAAGTGGAGCGCGAGTCGAAGCGGACGGGAGGGGCGGCGTGACCCACGTCCTCGCTCCCCATGAGGAGGAGCGCTATCGGGCCATCCTGGCGCTGGACCCGGCCGCTCCGGGGACGCTCGACGCGCTCATCGTCGGGCTCCACGACGAGAGCTGGCGTGTGCGCCGCGCCTCCGCCGAGAGCCTGCGGCGGCTGACGACCCTGACCGAGGTGGCCCACCGGCTCGTCGCCGTGCTGGGCGAGCGCGGAGAGACGGGCGCTCGCAACGCGGCGGCCGAGGCGCTGGTGGGGCTGGGGGACGTCTCCGTGGCGCCCCTCATCAAGCTGCTGCGCCACTCCGATCCGGATCAGCGGAAGTTCGCCGCGGACATCCTCGGGCAGCTCGGCCGGCGCAGCGCCGAGAGCGCCCTGGTCGAGCTGCTGGATGATCCGGACATCAACGTCCGCGTCTCCATCATCGAGGCGCTGGGGCGCGTGGGCTCCGACACGGCGGCCCGGGCCCTGGAGGGCATCCTCAAGGAGCAGGATCTGCTGATCCGGCTGGCCGTGCTGGAGGCGCTCACGCAGCTTCAGTGGCCGCCCCCGCTGCCGGTGGTGGTGCCGCTGCTCGCCGATGCCCAATTGCGGCGCAGCGCCTACCGCGTCATGGGGCTCATTCCCCAGGTGGCCGCCACCGAGCTCATCAGCCGCGGGCTCAGCTCGGAGCTGCGCTCCGTCCGCGAGGCCGCGCTCGGGGCGCTCGGGACGCAGGCCAGCGTGGCGGATGCGACGCTCCGCACGGAGATCGACTCGCAGACCCGCGCCGCGCTCAAGCGCGTGCCGGATGCCGTGGAGTTCGTCGCCCAGGCCTTCGAGGCCGATGACATGCCCGTGCGCGCCGGGGCGCTCGTGGCGGCTGGCGCGCTGCGGGAGCCCTCGCTCGCCATCTCCGTGGCCGAGGCGGCGCGGGAGGACCGGCTGCTGCGCGAGGTGATCCGCACGCTGTCCCGGCTGGGCTCCGAGGCGGGACGGGAGCTGCTGGGGCGCATGGCGGAGCTGTCCCTGCCGGCTCGGGCCGCCGCCGCCCAGGCGATGCTGGAGATGGTGGATCCGTCCTACGTGCCGGCGCTGAGCGCGCTGCTCGAGTGGGCCGAGGACGATCTGCGCGCGGTGGCGGTGAAGGCGCTGGGGCGCACGCAGTCCCCGGAGGCGGTGGCGCCCCTGGTGGCGCTGCTCGAGGAGCCCTCCGTGGCGGGGGCGGCGGTGCGGGCGCTCGGCGTGCTCTCCGGCGGCTGCCGGGAGGCCGTGCTCAAGGCGCTGGAGGAGGTGGTGGAGCGGCGGCCCTCTCCGGCGGCGGTGGCCGCGCTGGCTCACGCGGGCGGGACGGCCGCCCTGCCCACGTTCCGGAAGCTGGCGCGTGCCCCGGATCCGCTGCTGCGCGCGGCGGCGCTGGATGCCGCGATGGACGTGGATCCGGCGGTGGGCCTGGAGCTGGCGCGAGGCGCCCTGGCCGACGAGGCCGCTCCGGTGCGCACGGCGGGGGCGCGGGCGATCGGCCGGGTGGGGGATGCCTCCGCGGGCACGCTGCTCAAGCGCGCGCTCCAGGACGAGGACATCGCCGTGCGGCTCGCCGCGGTGGAGGCCCTGGGAGAGTGTGGCGCGGTGGATCGTGCCCCGGAGCTCGAGGCGCTGGTGAGCCACCCGGACGGGGCGCTGGCCGGGCGGGCCGT is from Hyalangium gracile and encodes:
- a CDS encoding chemotaxis protein CheW translates to MREPVSLLPRRPRPEDSAPRDPIVQLCSFVVGKEEYVVDIMRVEEILPPQRVIPVPRAPSFVEGMLHLRGALLPVVDLRQRLMTTEAPLSPKTRLLVCLLGRRRLALRVDRVTEVMRVRRSDLKPAPALLSPGRAPFVVGLCGTLERPRLMLDIKALLRAEVERESKRTGGAA
- a CDS encoding HEAT repeat domain-containing protein, with protein sequence MTHVLAPHEEERYRAILALDPAAPGTLDALIVGLHDESWRVRRASAESLRRLTTLTEVAHRLVAVLGERGETGARNAAAEALVGLGDVSVAPLIKLLRHSDPDQRKFAADILGQLGRRSAESALVELLDDPDINVRVSIIEALGRVGSDTAARALEGILKEQDLLIRLAVLEALTQLQWPPPLPVVVPLLADAQLRRSAYRVMGLIPQVAATELISRGLSSELRSVREAALGALGTQASVADATLRTEIDSQTRAALKRVPDAVEFVAQAFEADDMPVRAGALVAAGALREPSLAISVAEAAREDRLLREVIRTLSRLGSEAGRELLGRMAELSLPARAAAAQAMLEMVDPSYVPALSALLEWAEDDLRAVAVKALGRTQSPEAVAPLVALLEEPSVAGAAVRALGVLSGGCREAVLKALEEVVERRPSPAAVAALAHAGGTAALPTFRKLARAPDPLLRAAALDAAMDVDPAVGLELARGALADEAAPVRTAGARAIGRVGDASAGTLLKRALQDEDIAVRLAAVEALGECGAVDRAPELEALVSHPDGALAGRAVRALARLGTVKPAVLREAARHADAEVVKAALQAGAVSAEGVALAVELLRHPGWDVRATAARVLGDSGGRESLEAVRAALAAEQDALARRALSDAVERLSRR
- a CDS encoding chemotaxis protein CheW; this translates as MSRFSELLDDFFYRPDEDVGGLLEFAAGSDEMLPPTPEETPEEYLAFVLEGEWYAVPIRSVREIGRVPPLTEIPRAESNLLGVMNLRGDVIPVYDLKMRLRLTDKPALVAGPDAPPPSRTARILVAHTEEGPAGVWVDAVKDVVRLKPSMLESAPPGLGGERDCVVGIGRRSSQLYILIDLQQALA